AAGTTTGACAATATTGGAATGAATGCCATGGCCAATAGAGACAATGCAAGTAAGTACATGCTATGAATAGCAAGATACTTGTAATgttgttttacttctttctcttcagaTTCTGTACTTAAAAAGATGTAacttaaagaaagaaagtcttttcagtctttttagAACTGAAATTACACGCACAGTCAGAAATCACACAGTAGGGACAGTAGCTCAACTTCAGTAAGACATGACTTACTTTCTTCGGTTACAAGAGATGCCCAGTGCTAGTATTAACTGTGACTGCTGGAGTGAATAAGGCttcagaaaagaggaagagggtATCATAAAGCCCTTTCACACTGTAAATAAGGATGGGCAGTACTGTCGAGCACTTGTGTGAATTTTGCTCTGATAAAGAGTGTCCTGGATTCTTATGAAGGGAAGGCGTAAGGCATGGCTGTCTTTATCTACCTACCAGAGTATTTCCTTGCAGTATCAGTGAAGCAAAAGTAGTTTCCCAGGAATAATTCTAATGAATTAAATGTGTGTGTACTGATTGAATCATCAGTCCTTTGTACAGCTTTTACAGGTCTTGCTGGTGTCACTTGAAAAATTGTTAGTAACAGTACTCAAACACTGTGTACTCTTAACAGAAGCATGTCTACTATTagtaaaatacaaagcaaggGCAAGAGCAGTCTTAAACTCTGAGATTCTGAGATGGTAGGGTATGTCTTGTGAAatgaaaaaccccaaactttctctggtgttaaaaaaaaattggcagcttggactttattaatatttataaatacagtaGCCAAGTTTTAACTTTTACATGATTCATCTGTATTCCACATCAGGTCAGAGGTATCCATCAGTtccttatttttcccatttcttttcctcttacagATGTCAAACAGATCCAGTGGGAAATAGAGCGTGACAAGTGGCTTCACAACAGGGATGTGAAAAGCATcatcaaaaagaagaaacagttcAGGCACAGAGGGCTGAAAAATAAGTACAAAGGCAAGAAATCAAGAAGGTGAACCGGACATTTTAATGTGGacatttttataataattattctaaaatatttaaattaatcacGCATCTTTCTTACTTTAGTTCTTGCTGCTTAACCACATCATTTGGTCATTCTCCCTTATGCCATGAATTCCAGACCACTCATTGGATTTGtaatacactgaaaaaataggaaaatccATGTCAGCTGTAAGTTAGGCATGTCTGAAGGTGAGCCACTTTGTGGCTAGTTTTGTTGGATGTATACTCCTACAGTTCTGAGGACTCCATCAAACAGTCTGATATTCCAACCACACCTATGCTTAACAGTAAACGCTTCTGCACTGTCTCCTGGGGTAAGTTTTAAGCAataataaaatcagttttataCGTAAGATACAACAGAAGCTTCAGCTGTCCTTCTGAAGCCAACAACTACAAACCTACCTTCCAGAATTGATGGAAACCTCTTCTGCATTGTATATCTGaagtctgaaaagaaagataaatcaCAGTTACTTTATGCAACATATTTTAAGACAAATAATTAAATGCACTATTTTTTAACTAGATTAGTTTTACCTAAGTTTGTCTGAGCTCCTTAGTTACAGCCACCATTAAATAATGTGAtctgaatttacttttttttttttttttaaattgtatcaCAGACTGTATTCAGGTTACTCATATATGCAGCCCTATCATCACAGTGTTTTCTGAGCTTCCTCACAATTGTGATAACCAAATGCAAGCTACAGATTCACAGGGAAGCTGAATGCCTCTCGTAGATGGATGTGCAAAGAAAATTTCCATGTTTCCTTACGCAGCTTTAGGTGTTCACTTAATCCTTCTGTGGGCCACTCTGGCAACCCAGTAGAAAATCATGTAATGATAGCTTTATGTGATTTTAATGAGGAGGATCTTTTAATAGGAGGATCTTATCAAAGCTAGtactagaaaaaagaaagtggtaAAAGCCTCATTCTGAGCGCACTGAGCTGTTGGATGTGCTTGCTGCACCTTACGGAACTACGGAACTACAGCTTAAGAAAATCTGCAAAGGCATGTAAGAACAAGGACCTAGAactgaaaagggagaaatgagAAACCGTGAATGCCCAGCACCAAGTTACCAAGATAGGCTGATACATCTATTCTCCACATTTtggttatatatttttttgataaaaatgcaaagaaagataGCTTAAGTGTAGCGGCCTGCCAGCATCTGAATCTGGGACAACAAATGCAAACCAACGTAGTGTAGGTGAAGTTCAGCTTGAACTTGGTGTAAGACCACACTACTGCTGAAGCGGGTGGGCTTGCACcctcccagccacagcagcagctgccttttGGCTCGCGCTGACTCTGGGGGTAGCAGGGCTGACTGCCTTTTCCATCAAACTGGCACTGCACCCTGCAGAGTCCTGAATGCAAAATAAGGCCACGGCTGTGCAGAGCAAATCTTGCAGTAACTAAGCTAGTGCTTGGCTTATTTTTGTGATACCTAGGCACTGAGTCGTAAGTCTGAGAGAATAAAGGGACCAATGCTAAATCATCTGGAAGGTGATGCTGGCTGCCTCGCGGCAGCCAGGTCTGTTGTCTGCCCGGGAAATGTCGAATCGCAGAGCCAGAGAGACCTAGACACGAGCCAGGGGATCGCTTCAAGGGCTGAACGCCAGATGCTTGAAACTGGATTGATCAATTCCTGCCTCATCTGCAGACAGCCTCTCCTTTTTAGGTCCCTACTTGAGCCGGGactattactattactattcAAATGCACAAGACTGAGCTTTGTTTCTGGTGGTCAGGTGCTGCCTTTCAACAGCTTCCccagttttttggttttacaaAACTAAAATAGCAGTTTGTCCTTGAGGATCCGCCTAACAAGCGACTACTGCGCACCCACGCTAATACAAGCCAAGCTACTGACCCCGACGCGGCAGGTTTTCTTAAGAAACCCGCGCACGCAGCGTACGCGCCGTGGCGGTGTGAGGCGCTCCGGGCACCTCAGGCGGCGCCGGCGCGGGGGAGCTCCCCCCACCCGGCGGCACGGGCAGCCATCCCCTCCCCCGGCGGGGTGTGACCCCCGGCCGCCCCGCACCTTGGCTGCGGTCCATGGCGCGGTAGAGCAGGAGGGCGCCGAGCAGCCCCGccgcctccagcagcagcagtccctTCACGACGCGCCGCGCCATCACCGCCGCCGGGGCTCGGTGCCCTTCCGTTACCGCCGGTAACGGCTGCGCATGCGCACTGCGCCCGCACCGACCGCCGTTTGCGCACCTTGTCCGCACAGGCGGGCCGCGCGTGCGCAGTACTCCCTCGCGCGTCCGCCGGCGCCCGTGATGGCggaccccgcgccggcgtcGGTGGTCGGGTTCCTGCGGAGGCGCCAAGCTGCGGCCCGGCCGCAGGCAGACGGAGGCGCGTCTCGGCAACCCGCGGCTCCCCCCCGGCTCCGCCGCTGCCTGGGCAGGCCCAAGCGGGGCCGCTGGTTAGCACAGCGGTGGCGTTGGGTGCAGGTGGCGATCCTTGGCCGCCGCTCGCCCTCGGCCGTCCCCTTTGGCTGCTGCCAGCCGGTCCGAGTCGCCACCACCTTCCCCAGGTGCCCAGGGGGACCCAGTGTCTTCGCCTCGCTGTTCCAGCTGTCAGCTGTCAGCATGGGTGCCCACCACGGCTCGGAGGCCGGGCCAGCCCTCGCAGCCCCTTGTTGAGGCTCCTGAGCAGGTGCGCCGTCAGGCGAGGGAGCAGGCCTGCGCTTCGGTGCTGCCCTCCGGCTGCTTCGGCGGGTGGAGGagctcctctgctcttctggGAGCCAGCAGCGGCCCCTCTGCGTTTGCTGCTAGGGGAAGACAGCTGGATGCATACGGCTATGGCTGTTGAAAAGGGATCCTGGTTATATCGCGAAGATGTTGAAAAAGCCCGTGCCATGCAAGCTGTCAGTGTTTAATTGtctttttaacatgaaaaaggGCATTAGTGCAGACTAGCTCCCACAGGGGGTATTTAGAACCTAACATGgcagcatcccttccctctcagTATTGTTCTTGGTTTTATGGTTTTGATTTAATTGTTTTGTGTTATTCACTATCTATTTCTCTTAACTCATAGTATGGGGCTGACTTTATTGCCAAAATAAAACCTCTTGGGATTTTGCTTATTAgggactttcttttctttgttagatgctttttttcctattaatgTTATGTAAGATTAGATACAATATTTTGCTGCTCATTCTTACAGGGTGATTCATTTTCCAATCCTGTTTTCCCTGGTGGCTGAGCTTGCAAGTATTACTTGCTCTTAGTGGGATTTCTTACTAAAGTAATCCCTGCTCTGTAGATTATAAGTGGACAGGAACAAGCCAGCTTCCAGGaaggtgggaagggaggagagaaagaagcatATCAATTTCAGGGGAGGGCAGATTTCTACTCCACCACTTAAAAATGTCTAAAGGAACTTACTGCATTAGACTAAGAGTTTCACAACCCAAACGTGGTAAATATGGCTGAGGACAAAAAAGCCTTTGTTGATGAGATAAATAAAGCGTTGGCAAAGTCTGAAGGGCTTACCTTGAAGGATCTGCTGTTGTCCTACTGAGGGACCCCATATCCTGCCACAGTGTGCAGTGCGGAAATGTTCCAAGCCCTGGAGAACCTGGAAGCCAGAAGAGATGATATGCTGCTGGTGTCCTACCCCAGATGTGGTGAATGCATTAGAAATTGCTTGCTGTAGTCTACAATACTGTAACTAATTAGCTGACACAATAAGAAGGAAAACCAACTGATTGTGGTTGTACATTGCGTGAGGGTATTGGGCATTTCTACTTCAACCAGAGGCAGCATGGTTTTGTCCTGCTTTATCTTAATTGAGCAGTCTGTTGCACTGCTTTCTAATATGGTTTatgtttctgaaaggaaaaggaagttttagtgttcaaagatattttttgctGAAGAAGTGAGAATAAAGTACATAGTTAGTTTTATGTCAGTGGGAGAAGACAACTCTGCCAGTATGATAAACTGTATTCTGAAAAGCGTGTTAGTAGTGTAGTGTACAAAGGCAATAAAGTTATGCATTAGACTCTTTGTTGTAGAAAGTGACAAGGCACAGCATCTTTACTTGCAAAATTATAAGCTGTTTCTTGGAATTATTCAGTATCAgcattgttttttgttttgttactgcaAAATGGTATTGACTAAGACATACTGAAAGTCTAAATCTTTTAGTCAAAGgtttgcagaaaggaaaagtgcAACAggagcagtgaaaaaaacccacaagcaaTCAACTAGTTGTTTTTGATCAGTTTTACTAAATTTCAATTGTGACGTGGTTGCTTACAAGGAAGGGGTGGGTTTTGCTAATCTAGGAAATCCTATCCaagcatttgtttcttctgtgagaCCCAAACAGCAGAAGCTTAGGGCTGTTGGAGAAAATGTGGGTCCAGGGAAGGATTTCATTGCATTAGCGTGGTAGTGGATGCGATTGAGTTGGGCTCTAATGAGAGTCCTCACTCAGCCCATAGAATTCCCATCGGTTGGTGAGTTCTGATCTGGAAAGAAACTGTGGTGTATTTAGGGGCTTAAGAAGTAGTGTTTAGGGTGAATGTATAGCAGCTGTGAGACAGGACATTGAactgagagaaagagagggcaAATACAAAAGGAGGGAGCTGGCACAAAATGTGAAATGTGCACCTTTATTTTAAGGAGCCTGTAATTCCATTGGGTCTGGGTGCAGAGTTCTTCTGGACCCTATAAAGACCTAAAAGGCCATTTTCATAACTTGGCACTGGCTTTGATTTCTTACAGAGTTTGGAAGAGTTCAGACATGGAGTCATGATGCCGATTGATTGCCTCTGAGATTTATTAAGTCAGTAAACCTCTCCTGCTTGGGGAGAGGAAGCAGCAGATAAAGAAATAGATCTCACACTGTTAATACTGGGCAGTTTGTGGTAGGTCAG
This Buteo buteo chromosome 12, bButBut1.hap1.1, whole genome shotgun sequence DNA region includes the following protein-coding sequences:
- the CEBPZOS gene encoding protein CEBPZOS — translated: MARRVVKGLLLLEAAGLLGALLLYRAMDRSQDFRYTMQKRFPSILEVYYKSNEWSGIHGIRENDQMMWLSSKN